One region of Vitis vinifera cultivar Pinot Noir 40024 chromosome 1, ASM3070453v1 genomic DNA includes:
- the LOC100257102 gene encoding uncharacterized protein LOC100257102, which yields MELFRTAKAVTLRSHLDKYLVADDDKETVRQSRNGLSRRAKWLVEGSGHVIRLKSCHGRYLTASDTAYLLGMTGKKVTQTVPGNTSDALIEWEPIRDGFQVKFKTRGGKFLRANGGTPPWRNSVTHDYPNSSATRNWILWDVEPVEVPEVDPVADYLSSLSSFSSISDDLFGSEPPSPMSITATEPFGLSSKRIAMELFHNAKAVRLRSHHDKYLLADDDEESVIQDRSGSSKTARWTVELVKDADNIIRLRSCFNKYLTASNQPFLLGMTGRKVLQTRPGRLDSSVEWEPVKEGNRIKLRTRYGNFLRANGGLPPWRNSVTHDVPHRTATQDWILWVVDIVEIQIQSPNAKPPLQSLSHTDSFASASDSSSPSSVSLHPASFSRQESNDSLENSPPKTEGRTIYYHVADDNGNVDDSAGGHYFTLKENGVFELTRRLEEETGLEDIIVCSRSNLNGKLYPLRLQLPPNNATMHVIVIQASSKAARSFAKPGIP from the exons ATGGAGTTGTTCCGTACAGCCAAAGCCGTCACACTCCGGAGCCACCTAGACAAGTACCTGGTCGCTGACGACGACAAGGAAACGGTTCGCCAGAGCCGAAATGGTTTGTCCCGGAGAGCCAAATGGCTGGTCGAAGGCAGCGGCCATGTCATCCGCCTCAAGAGCTGCCACGGCCGCTACCTCACGGCCTCCGACACGGCCTATCTTCTAGGTATGACTGGGAAAAAGGTGACTCAGACGGTGCCGGGGAATACATCGGACGCGTTAATTGAGTGGGAGCCAATACGGGATGGGTTTCAGGTGAAGTTCAAGACTCGGGGTGGGAAATTTTTGCGAGCAAACGGAGGGACGCCACCGTGGAGAAACTCGGTTACTCACGATTACCCTAACAGCAGTGCAACACGGAACTGGATTCTTTGGGACGTGGAACCTGTGGAAGTGCCGGAAGTTGATCCAGTGGCGGACTACCTATCCTCGCTGTCGAGCTTTTCTTCGATTTCCGATGATCTCTTTGGTTCGGAGCCGCCGTCGCCGATGTCGATAACGGCCACCGAGCCATTCGGCCTGTCTTCGAAGAGG ATCGCAATGGAGTTGTTTCACAACGCCAAGGCCGTTCGCCTCCGTAGCCATCACGACAAGTACCTGCTGGCCGACGACGACGAAGAGTCCGTTATCCAAGATCGGAGCGGCTCATCCAAGACTGCGCGATGGACCGTGGAGCTGGTCAAAGACGCCGACAACATCATCCGCCTCAGGAGCTGCTTTAACAAGTACCTTACCGCTTCCAACCAACCCTTCCTCTTGGGCATGACTGGTCGCAAAGTCCTCCAGACTCGCCCTGGGAGGCTTGACTCCTCCGTCGAGTGGGAACCCGTAAAAGAGGGCAACCGAATCAAGCTCAGAACTCGCTACGGTAATTTCCTCCGAGCCAACGGAGGGCTGCCGCCGTGGAGAAATTCGGTGACCCATGATGTTCCTCATAGAACGGCTACCCAAGATTGGATCCTTTGGGTTGTCGATATTGTTGAAATTCAGATTCAGTCTCCCAATGCTAAACCCCCGCTCCAATCCCTCTCCCATACGGATTCTTTTGCGAGCGCATCTGATTCGAGTTCGCCTTCCTCCGTATCATTACACCCTGCCAGTTTTTCAAGACAAGAG TCCAATGATTCCTTGGAGAATTCTCCCCCAAAAACTGAGGGCAGGACCATATACTACCATGTTGCTGATGACAATGGCAATGTGGACGACTCTGCGGGAGGGCACTATTTCACACTGAAGGAAAATGGGGTTTTTGAATTGACTCGCAGATTGGAGGAAGAGACGGGGTTAGAGGATATCATTGTCTGTTCTCGGAGTAACTTGAATGGAAAGCTTTATCCCCTGCGCTTGCAACTTCCTCCAAACAATGCAACTATGCATGTAATTGTAATCCAAGCATCCTCAAAAG CTGCAAGAAGTTTTGCAAAACCTGGGATCCCATGA
- the LOC100253661 gene encoding pentatricopeptide repeat-containing protein At1g59720, chloroplastic/mitochondrial, whose translation MAMVLAAVIAPPSHLPHAISNSDSFTHHRRLLLFLNSCTCISQLKQLHAQTIRTTSSHHPNTFFLYSRILHFSSLHDLRYAFRVFHQIENPNSFMWNALIRACARSTDRKQHAIALYHRMLEQGSVMQDKHTFPFVLKACAYLFALSEGEQIHAQILKLGFDSDVYINNSLVHFYATCDRLDFAKGVFDRMSERSLVSWNVVIDAFVRFGEFDAALNLFGEMQKFFEPDGYTIQSIANACAGMGSLSLGMWAHVFLLKKFDADRVNDVLLNTSLVDMYCKCGSLELALQLFHRMPKRDVTSWNSMILGFSTHGEVAAALEYFGCMVRTEKLMPNAITFVGVLSACNHGGLVSEGRRYFDVMVTEYKIKPELEHYGCLVDLLARAGLIDEALDVVSNMPMRPDLVIWRSLLDACCKQNAGVELSEEMARRVLEAEGGVCSGVYVLLSRVYASASRWNDVGMVRKLMTDKGVVKEPGCSSIEIDGVAHEFFAGDTSHPQTEEIYSALDVIEERVERVGYSPDSSQAPMVDETIDGKQYSLRLHSERLAIAFGLLKTKPGMPIRIFKNLRVCNNCHQVTKLISRVFNREIIVRDRIRFHHFKDGACSCMDYW comes from the coding sequence ATGGCAATGGTTCTCGCAGCTGTAATAGCTCCACCTTCCCATCTTCCCCACGCCATCAGCAACAGCGACTCCTTCACCCATCACCGCCGCCTTCTCCTCTTCCTAAATTCATGCACCTGCATTTCTCAGCTCAAGCAACTTCACGCCCAGACAATTCGGACCACATCTTCCCACCATCCAAACACCTTCTTTCTTTACAGTCGGATTTTGCATTTCTCCTCCTTACATGATCTCCGTTACGCGTTTCGGGTTTTCCATCAAATTGAGAACCCCAATTCGTTCATGTGGAACGCCCTCATCAGGGCCTGTGCACGAAGCACTGACCGCAAACAACATGCCATTGCGCTTTATCACAGAATGTTGGAGCAAGGAAGTGTTATGCAAGATAAGCACACTTTCCCCTTTGTTCTCAAGGCTTGTGCTTACTTGTTTGCTCTATCAGAAGGGGAACAGATCCATGCCCAGATTTTGAAACTTGGATTTGATTCAGACGTTTATATTAATAACAGTTTGGTCCATTTCTATGCCACGTGCGACCGTTTGGACTTTGCAAAGGGGGTGTTTGATAGAATGTCTGAGAGAAGTTTGGTTTCATGGAACGTTGTGATTGACGCGTTTGTTCGATTCGGTGAGTTTGATGCTGCATTAAATTTATTCGGCGAGATGCAGAAGTTTTTTGAACCGGATGGGTATACCATTCAGAGTATCGCAAATGCTTGTGCTGGTATGGGGTCTTTGTCTTTGGGGATGTGGGCTCATGTTTTTCTGTTGAAAAAGTTTGACGCTGATAGAGTTAATGATGTTTTGTTGAACACTTCCTTGGTGGATATGTATTGCAAATGTGGGTCATTAGAACTTGCTCTGCAACTCTTTCACAGAATGCCTAAGCGTGATGTAACCTCATGGAATTCGATGATTCTAGGATTCTCCACCCATGGCGAGGTGGCGGCCGCATTGGAATATTTTGGTTGCATGGTCAGAACGGAAAAGTTGATGCCCAATGCCATCACGTTTGTAGGTGTCTTGAGTGCGTGTAATCACGGAGGCTTGGTTAGTGAGGGCCGCAGGTATTTTGATGTGATGGTAACGGAGTACAAAATTAAACCTGAATTAGAGCACTATGGCTGCCTGGTAGATCTTCTTGCGCGTGCTGGGCTTATTGATGAAGCCTTAGATGTTGTGTCAAACATGCCCATGAGACCAGACTTAGTCATTTGGAGGAGTCTTCTGGACGCTTGTTGCAAGCAAAATGCAGGTGTTGAGCTAAGTGAAGAAATGGCCAGACGAGTCCTTGAGGCAGAAGGGGGTGTTTGTAGCGGTGTTTATGTGCTGCTGTCCCGAGTATATGCCTCAGCTAGCAGGTGGAACGATGTTGGGATGGTTAGGAAACTGATGACTGATAAGGGTGTAGTAAAAGAGCCTGGATGTAGTTCAATAGAGATAGACGGTGTCGCCCATGAATTTTTTGCAGGGGACACATCTCATCCTCAAACTGAAGAAATATATTCAGCTCTGGATGTGATTGAAGAGAGGGTGGAAAGGGTAGGGTATTCCCCCGACTCTTCACAAGCGCCCATGGTTGATGAGACCATTGATGGAAAACAATACTCACTTAGGCTGCATAGTGAGAGACTTGCCATTGCCTTTGGCCTATTGAAGACAAAACCAGGCATGCCCATTCGCATTTTTAAAAACCTTCGAGTCTGCAATAACTGTCACCAGGTGACTAAATTAATCTCTAGGGTATTTAACAGAGAGATAATTGTGAGAGATCGTATTAGATTCCATCACTTCAAAGATGGTGCCTGTTCCTGCATGGATTATTGGTGA
- the LOC100251972 gene encoding uncharacterized protein LOC100251972, whose protein sequence is MAADYYKLLRVNRNASAEELKKAYKRLAIKWHPDKNPNHNRVEAEAKFKQISEAYDVLSDSRKRQIYDLYGYQYASFNHRDARDVFAELFGSGGKAMEKRLDCSLEELYQGSKREIKISRTVIRESGKARIVEETLLITIGPGWKKGTKITFPMKGNQEPGMTPSDLIFVVHEKPHALYEREGNDLVVKQSISLLDALTGKTLILTTLDGRNLTIPVTDIVRPGYVMVVPDEGMPMSKEPTKKGNLKIKFDVKFPPRLTAQQKYEVKRVLVGG, encoded by the exons ATGGCCGCAGATTACTACAAGCTACTGAGAGTGAATCGGAACGCGAGTGCGGAAGAGTTGAAGAAGGCGTACAAAAGATTGGCCATCAAATGGCATCCAGACAAGAACCCTAATCATAACAGGGTTGAAGCTGAAGCCAAGTTCAAGCAGATCTCCGAAGCCTATGATGTTCTCAGTGATTCCCGGAAGCGTCAGATCTACGATCTCTATGGCTATCAATATGCCTCGTTCAATCACCGGGACGCTCGGGATGTTTTCGCCGAGTTGTTTGGTAGTGGTGGCAAGGCCATGGAGAAGAGGCTGGATTGTAGTTTGGAGGAGCTATACCAGGGTTCGAAAAGGGAAATCAAGATTTCCCGGACTGTCATTCGTGAATCTGG GAAGGCCAGGATTGTTGAGGAAACCCTGCTAATAACCATTGGACCAGGATGGAAGAAGGGCACAAAAATCACTTTCCCAATGAAAGGGAACCAAGAACCTGGCATGACCCCATCTGATCTCATCTTTGTGGTACATGAGAAGCCCCATGCGCTGTATGAGCGGGAAGGGAATGATCTGGTGGTCAAACAGAGTATATCATTACTGGATGCTCTCACAGGGAAGACTCTCATTCTGACAACCTTAGATGGAAGGAATCTCACAATCCCAGTGACAGACATTGTCCGCCCTGGCTATGTTATGGTGGTTCCAGATGAAGGGATGCCCATGTCCAAAGAACCCACGAAGAAAGGAAACCTCAAAATCAA